In a genomic window of Rhabdothermincola sediminis:
- a CDS encoding substrate-binding domain-containing protein, which produces MKRVAALLAAAGMIAAAMLVRGWLDQRDQPGGGGSPASGDQLTLVCVTELEAVCVQLARNQPGIQVRTEDVATTIASLSASDADASAVDGWLTFAPFPELVDEQRARAGLQPILADPTAPLARSPLVMAVWNDRRAVLETACPAGGITWRCVGELAGRPWVDLGGGAAWGAVKPGQPTPDRTAAGWLALAQAAGSWFGRTDFAANDFQDPAFRRWFEQLERGVPSYPPPPRTALEEMLSKGPATFDMAASTEAAAAGPIARSRVNDQLSIIYPSPLSTADVVLAPVAGSDGEARLRRLVESHDAADALTGQGWRVDGQPPAGGVPGEPPLPPDSGLPRAGVLQALRTLWIEVIR; this is translated from the coding sequence GTGAAGCGGGTCGCCGCCCTCCTCGCCGCGGCAGGCATGATCGCGGCTGCGATGCTGGTGCGCGGCTGGCTCGACCAGCGCGACCAGCCCGGCGGGGGGGGCAGCCCGGCGTCGGGGGACCAGCTCACGCTGGTGTGCGTCACCGAGCTGGAGGCGGTGTGCGTCCAACTCGCCCGCAACCAACCGGGCATCCAGGTCCGCACCGAAGACGTGGCCACCACCATCGCCTCCCTCAGCGCAAGCGACGCCGACGCCTCCGCGGTCGACGGCTGGCTCACCTTCGCCCCGTTCCCGGAGCTGGTGGACGAGCAGCGGGCCCGGGCCGGGTTGCAGCCGATCCTGGCCGACCCGACCGCGCCGCTGGCCCGCTCCCCACTGGTGATGGCGGTGTGGAACGACCGGCGAGCCGTGCTGGAGACGGCCTGCCCGGCCGGTGGGATCACCTGGCGATGCGTCGGCGAGCTGGCGGGGCGACCGTGGGTGGACCTCGGTGGGGGCGCGGCGTGGGGGGCGGTGAAGCCCGGCCAGCCCACGCCGGACCGCACCGCGGCCGGCTGGCTGGCCCTCGCGCAGGCGGCGGGGTCGTGGTTCGGCCGCACCGACTTCGCGGCCAACGACTTCCAGGACCCGGCGTTCCGCCGGTGGTTCGAGCAGCTCGAACGAGGCGTGCCGTCCTACCCTCCCCCACCTCGCACCGCGCTCGAGGAGATGCTGTCCAAGGGCCCCGCCACCTTCGACATGGCCGCAAGCACCGAAGCGGCGGCCGCGGGGCCGATCGCGCGCAGCCGCGTCAACGACCAACTCTCGATCATCTACCCTTCCCCTCTGTCCACCGCGGACGTCGTGCTGGCGCCGGTGGCCGGATCGGACGGGGAGGCGCGGTTGCGCAGGTTGGTCGAATCACATGACGCCGCCGACGCTTTGACGGGTCAAGGCTGGCGTGTCGATGGGCAGCCGCCCGCCGGAGGCGTACCCGGCGAGCCGCCCCTGCCTCCCGACAGCGGGCTGCCCCGGGCTGGGGTGCTCCAGGCCCTGCGCACCCTGTGGATCGAGGTCATCCGGTGA
- a CDS encoding AAA family ATPase, producing MRIDPGLDTAVRAFVDELTPRLEAIVAGLDGGDPGTARQDVTLEAYNLCRAFIDADGLATDDELWALIQAFSPRLDTQLLRATPADVREAGLTAGARAFLDEPSTMFEILLGVDAREGSAHARAYYERAIALAHIVASLDLHPSRAELVAIEGFRGMLLDAIARSRPAPQPTVTGPATSTPRSGSEERDTESERKELPPPRPLEELLAELDALVGMDAVKEEVKLVAALIQVQNLRRARQLPVLEQSRHLVFTGNPGTGKTTVARLLAQIYRTLGVVARGHLVETDRAGLVAGFVGQTATKVTAVFDQADEGVLLIDEAYALVRGSEQDFGREAIDTIVKLVEDRRDRIVVIAAGYPDEMDAFVDANPGLRSRFPKTIFFPDYTTGELVQIFQSLCDRSHYRPDEEALDAVRAWLDAQPRVKGFGNGRLVRNLFEAAVARQATRVVAIDQPTDDQLVGLVAADIPAIGEGPGTAGPTAGRAP from the coding sequence GTGCGGATCGACCCCGGCCTCGACACCGCCGTGCGCGCCTTCGTCGACGAGCTCACCCCCCGGCTCGAGGCCATCGTGGCGGGGCTCGACGGCGGCGACCCCGGCACCGCCCGCCAGGACGTGACGCTCGAGGCGTACAACCTGTGCCGGGCCTTCATCGACGCCGACGGCCTGGCCACCGATGACGAGCTGTGGGCGTTGATCCAGGCGTTCTCGCCCCGGCTCGACACCCAGCTGCTGCGGGCCACTCCCGCGGACGTGCGGGAAGCGGGCCTGACCGCCGGTGCCCGCGCCTTCCTCGACGAGCCCTCCACGATGTTCGAGATCCTCCTCGGGGTGGACGCCCGCGAGGGCAGCGCGCACGCCCGCGCCTACTACGAGCGGGCGATCGCGCTGGCCCACATCGTGGCGTCGCTCGACCTGCACCCCAGCCGGGCCGAGCTGGTGGCCATAGAGGGGTTCCGGGGCATGCTCCTCGATGCCATCGCCCGGTCCCGGCCCGCACCGCAGCCCACAGTCACCGGGCCCGCAACGTCGACCCCCCGGTCCGGCAGCGAGGAGCGAGACACCGAGTCCGAGCGGAAGGAGCTGCCCCCACCCCGCCCGCTGGAGGAGCTGCTCGCCGAGCTCGACGCGCTGGTGGGCATGGACGCGGTGAAGGAGGAGGTGAAGCTGGTCGCGGCGCTGATCCAGGTCCAGAATCTGCGCCGGGCCCGCCAGCTCCCGGTACTCGAGCAGAGCCGCCATCTCGTGTTCACCGGCAACCCGGGCACCGGAAAGACCACCGTGGCCCGCCTCCTGGCCCAGATCTACCGCACGCTCGGGGTGGTGGCCCGGGGCCATCTGGTGGAGACCGACCGGGCCGGGCTGGTGGCGGGGTTCGTTGGCCAGACCGCGACCAAGGTCACCGCGGTGTTCGACCAGGCCGACGAAGGGGTGCTGCTGATCGACGAGGCGTACGCGCTGGTGCGGGGCAGCGAGCAGGACTTCGGCCGGGAGGCGATCGACACCATCGTCAAGCTGGTGGAGGACCGCCGGGATCGGATCGTGGTGATCGCGGCGGGCTACCCCGACGAGATGGACGCGTTCGTCGACGCCAACCCCGGCCTGCGATCCCGATTCCCGAAGACGATCTTCTTCCCCGACTACACCACCGGCGAGCTGGTCCAGATCTTCCAGAGCCTCTGCGACCGCTCCCATTACCGGCCCGACGAGGAGGCACTCGACGCGGTGCGAGCGTGGCTCGACGCCCAGCCCCGGGTGAAGGGCTTCGGTAACGGCCGGCTGGTGCGCAACCTGTTCGAAGCAGCCGTGGCTCGCCAGGCCACCCGGGTGGTGGCGATCGACCAACCCACCGACGACCAGCTCGTCGGGCTGGTCGCCGCGGACATCCCCGCGATCGGTGAAGGCCCCGGCACCGCGGGCCCGACTGCTGGGCGGGCGCCGTGA